From the genome of Fundidesulfovibrio putealis DSM 16056:
TACAGCCTGTGGCTGGAACTTGGGCGGGAGCGCCAGGGGCTGGCCTCCGTGGTGGCCGAGGCCTACGGCCCGGACAAGAGCGTTCGCGTAGCCGTGAAACCAGGGTTCCCCGCGATCTTTCCCGAAATGCCTTCCCGCGTGGACGGGGTGCGCCTGCATTTCACGGCCTCGGGCCAGGAGATGCCGGAAATGTCGGTCACGCTGCGCCGGGCCGCCCTGAACGCCCTGACCACAGACGCCCCGCCTCAGAGCGTGTTCACCGCCCAGACTCTGTTCGACGAGGCCCAGGCCTTGACCCCCGTGAGCCTGGGCGAGTCCCGCCTGAAGCTCGCGCCGTCGGGACCGCTCTTTACGCCCCAGTGGCTCATCCTGGATCTGACCACCACACACTGGACCGTGAAGGACCGGCCCGCGCACCTGGAACTCACTGTTGGCGGCAGGTCCACGACGCTGCCCCTGCCGGGCGCGGCGTCCAGAGTGGCCGTGTATCTTCCTCAGTTTTTGGGGACGCTTCCCAGCGGCGCGTCCTGGCCGGAGATCATCCTGGCGCTCTCCGGCGGCGCGCAGGGAGCAGGGCTCGAGTGCTCCCGCGCGGTGCTGTCCGGCCAGCGTCTGGCCACGTGGCCGCAGGTGCTTGGGGGCGAGGCTCTCCTGCAACTGGCCGGGGAAGAGCGGGCACTTGCCGGGCTGGACGCCTCTGGCGCAGCCGCCATGGCTGTCAGCGCCCACTGGCTCCTCATGGGAGGGGCCAACCTGCCCGAGGGGACGGCCCCTGCGCGTTTCGTCAGAAACCCCTGGCTTGAGGTGGAGGCGCTGCTTCTGGCTGATGCCTCCGGCCCTAAACTTTCGAGCCTTGGCCGCGACGATCAGGCCCGGAAATCGGGAACGGCTGGCGCCGCGTCCAAGGCGGGCAAGTGGCTGGCCGGTCTGGGCGTTCTCCTGGTGGGGCTGGCTGGCTGGCGCATGGCGCGCCGCGCCGGGCATGGGAAGCTTGCTCGCATAGCAGATTGGCTGCGAGGAGACGGCGCAGCGCGCCCCGCCGCGAAGCGCGCCTGGGTCTGGTCCGGGCTTCTGGCCCTGGTGCTGGCCTGTCGTTTCCTGCTTGGACCGGAGATCTTCCGCGCCGTGGCGCTCGTGGGCACGGTGCTGGCGGTGCCGGTCTGGCGCGCCCTCAGGCCCTGGCTTGCAGCCAAGGCCCCCGGCCTTGCCAAGAGCGCCACGGTTCATTATTGCACGGGCTTCCTGGCGGCGGCGGTCATGGCCACTGCGCTGCGGCTGCTGGGAGCCGCGCCCCTGTCCGAACTGCTGGGCCTTGGCGGCCTTTGGCTCTTCCTGGCCGCCCTTGCCTCCCAAACGCCTTGCAGCCCCACCACGCGTGAATAAAGCCGGGAGCGCTCCGTGAAACGGTTTCTCAAGCAGAATTTCCTGATCCTCGTGCTCATGAACTCGGGAAATATCTTCAACTATCTCTTTCAGTTGACGATAGGCCGGGCCATGACGCCCGACGAGTTCGGCAGCTTCAACGCCTTGAACTCCAGCACCGTGATTCTGGCCGCGCCTCTGGGGGTCGTGCCGCTCATCATGGCCCGCTTCACCGCAGGGTTCGCGCTGGACGGCATGGGGCGGGTGAGCGGGCTGTTCCGCCAAGCGCTGAAGGTCGCTGCCGTGGCGGCGGCGGTCATCGCTGCTGTGGGGTTTTTCCTGGCTCCGCTCATCAAGGATTTCCTGCACCTGGAGTCCATCGTTCCGGTGTACATCATGCTGGCGATGGTCTCCGTGTCCCTGATGGCTCCGATTCCCACGGGCATGCTCCAGGGCCTGCAGCGCTTTCTGGGATTCGGACTGTCAGGAGCCAGCAACGCCTGCATCCGCTTCCTGGCGGCCCTGGTGCTGCTCACCGGCCTGGGTTGGGGCGTGAACGGAGCCATGCTCTGCGGCCTGCTGGGCATCCTGTTCCAGGCCGGGCTGGCCTTTCTTTTCCTGCGCGATATCTTCCCGGTGAAGCCTGACCCCCTCCCCGAGGGATTCCACAAGGAAGTCGGTAAGTACGCCCTGGCCATGGTGGTCAGTTCCGTGGTCACCATGTGCCTGAACAACCTGGATCTAGTGCTGGTGCGCCATTTCTGCCCTGGTCCAGAGGCCGGGCTCTACGCAACGGGCGCGATCCTGGGGCGCATCGCCTTCTACGGGCCTTCCGTGCTCATGAGCGTGCTGTTCACGGAAGCGGCCACGGCCAAGGCCAGCGGCGACCAGAACGACAAGAGCCTGTGGATGTCCATGGGCATGACCACCCTTTTGGGCGGGGGCTTCGCGCTTCTGTGCGTGGTGGCCTCGGAGTTCATGGTCACGCTGCTGTTCGGCGCGCAGTACAAGGCCGCCGGGCCGCTCCTGGCGGTGATAAGCTCGGCCATGGCGCTTCTGGCCTGCGCCAACGTGCTGTTCGTGTATTCCCAGGCCCGCAACGAATTCGGCTTCATGTGGGTGCAGGGGCTTGGCGTGGCCCTGTTTGCAGGGCTCGTCTTCATCAGGCATGAGAGCGCCATGCAGGTGGCGCAGATGCTGCTGGCCTGCGTGGTGTTCATTCTCGCGGCGACGCTGGCCTGGTTCTTCCTCAAGGTGCGCCGGACCCAGCCCGTAAGGCAGGAGAGAGCATAGATGAAAAGTTCAGCCGAGGATTTCTACCGCACCATGTGCGGCCTGACCCAGGCCATCGTGTACACCCGGCCCGGGCGCGACCCCATGGACCTGCCCACGGGCGTGGCCGAGGCAGCCGGGCTGCTCGACGAGCGCACCCGCGCAGGATCCAAGCTCATGTTCATCGGCAACGGCGCCTCGGCGGCCATCTCCTCGCACATGGCCACCGATTTCTGGAAGACCGGCGGCATGCGCGCCCTGGCCTTCAACGATCCCGCCGGGCTCACCTGCATCGGCAACGACTTCGGCTATCCGCACCTCTTCGAGAAGCCCGTGGAGATGTTCGCGGACCCAGGCGACGTGCTGGTGGCCATAAGCTCCTCCGGGCGCTCGGAGAACATCCTGAGGGCAGCGGAGGCCGCTAGGGCCAAAGGCTGCCTGGTGCTGACCCTCACGGGCTTCGCCCCGGAAAACCCCCTGCGGGCCATTGGCGACGGCAACTTCCACGTGCCTGTGGACTCCTACGGCCAGGTGGAGGTGCTGCACCACTCCATATGCCATTGTCTGCTTGATACGATTGTGGCTGTACGGGGAAGCTAGCGCGATCCGAGTGTCATGACGCCACCAGCGCACGTCCCGGGTCGCCCGTAAAAGTCAGGGTAAGCCAGACTCGTCCAGGTTCATGATGACAGAAATCTGAGAAAGAGATGCAGGAATCGCTGGATTAATCTTGCCAGCACTGCGACCGGGAGCAGCCGAAGGTCACACCTTAGGCTGACGGAGTTTGCACAGGCCTCTGGACATGTGTTGAGGAAGGATGTGTGACTTTCACGGCATTGACCACCTTGGCTCCAATTCTTTGATCATTCTGGAGGGAACCCCGCCGACCACCGTCCCGGCGGCCACGTCCCGGGTGACCACGGCTCCGGCCGCGACCACCGCGTTAGACCCCACGTTCACGCCACCCAGCACCACAGCCCCGGCTCCAATCCAGACGTTGTCACCAATGGTGATGGGCCTGCCGGTGTAGCCACGCTGCGTCGCAGGAAGGTCCAGGCGGGAGAAGTCGTGATCACCGGTGACCAGCACCGCCTGAGGGCCGATAAGAACGTCGTTCCCCAGGAACATGCCACCCTGTCCCGAAGCCAGCACGGCGTTGACCCCCACCCAGCAGCGCGCCCCGGCGCGGATGCCCTCCCCCGGACGGGCATTGGACACGTAGGAGCACAGGTAGGCTCCGCGCATCACCCGCGTGCAGTCCCCCAGTTCGATCTCGGCCCTGGAGGCGTGCAGGCGGCTCAGTCGGTCCACGTAAACGCTGTGCCCCAACCGGATGTTGCCCATGTGCATGAACTCCGCACCGCTTTCGCATACTGGGGCGGCTGAGCCTCTCGCCAGGAGCGCGGAGTACAGCATTTTGCGGACAAGCATCCCCACCGGGCCGGGAATCCACCCCGACAACCACTGCGCGCCCTGTTCCAGTACATAGCGAGTCGGGCTAGCGGCGCGGGTATCAAGATATTTACGGACCGCCCCGGTCGAGGCCTTGCCCATATAATCGTTAAGACCCTCGCCGGGCCCCTTCTCTTGTCTCCGGGTCATGTCAACCTGCTACTTGGCGTTGCCAGTCCATGCAGGCCGCGACGACGCGCTCGGCAACGCGCATGCTCATCCCCGGGTGGCAGGGCAAGCTCACCACGTGCGACGCGGCTTCCTCCGCGATGCGGCAGGGACCACCAACACTGTTGGCAGCCAGATACGGGTGGCAGGTGAGCGCTAAAGGATAGTGGACGCCTGTGTCCACGCCGTGGACCTTAAGGTGGGCGCGAAAGCCGTCGCGGTCAATTGGACGCACGACGTAGAGATGGGGCACGCGTCCCTGGCCGCCGACCACAGGATTCAGGAACGCCAGCTCTCTGTCGTAGAGGGCGGCGATGCTGCGCCTGGTCTCGTTGTGCTCATCGAGTACGCGCAACCGCTCGGAAAGAAGCGCCGCCTGCAGTTCATCCAGCCGGGAATTGAATCCCTGCATCACGCACGCCCCTGTGGCGTCCTGTCCGTAGAACCGCATCATTCGCAGCTGCTCGGCCAGAGCCGCGTCGTCAGTGAGGATGGCCCCGCCGTCGCCGTAGCAGCCAAGATTCTTGGTCGGGTAGAAGCTGAACGCGGAGGCCGCGCCGAAGAGCCCGCAATGCGTGCTGTTATACCGTGAGCCCGTGGACTGGGCGCAATCCTCGACCAACGTGAGGTCAAAGCGGCGACAGACCTCCATGATTTCAGCCATGGCGCAGGGCGTGCCGTACAGGTGCACGGGCACGACGGCGGTGGCCCCAAGGGATGCGGCGTGTTCGAGGCTGGCGGGGTCGAGAGTCAAGGTGTTTGCGTCCACGTCTGCGAAAACCGGCGTGCACCCTGCCCGCAGGACGGCAACAGCCGTCGGCGGAGCGGTCAGAGCGGGAATAACGACCTTGGCCCCTGGCGGCACTTTGGCCGCCCAAAGCGCGAGTGTGATTGCATCCGTACCATTGGCCACGCCAACGCAATGCCTGGCTTCTGCCCATGATGCGAATTCCCGTTCGAAACGGGTGACGGCAGGGCCCAGAATGGTTTGAGGACTCTTAAGCACCCTGAACGCAGCATCCTTCAGCTCGCGTGAAACAGATGCAGAGACTCCGCGCATGTCGAAAAACGGTACCCGGCCGTCCTCGGACCAAGCGTCGCCAGAAGGACCGACGCGCTTTTCGATGATGAACAGGGGGCGTTTGCGAGTTTGCTCAAGGTTGATCCACAAGTATCCCCCGATCACGCCAAAGCCCAAAAACAGGGCGGTGATGTTCACCAGTTGGGAAAGCATGATTGAAGCCCACCCCGGTGAGGTGATGAGGCCCATGAACGACGCCAACAGAATGTAGGCCATCCCTACGAGGCTCAGGCAGGTGAGGACGAGCCCGATAACGCCGAACAGCTTCATGGGGAAACTGGAGAAGGCCACGATGGAGTGCAAGGCGTAGGAAATCTTGCGGCCCAGACCCCACATGCTCTTGCCGTGCTTACGCGGAGCCCTTTCGTACTCGATGATCGCCCTGTCGAAGCCAGCCCAGAGGATGAGGCCCACAAGGCTCGTTTTCTTTTCTCCGGACTCCAGGATCACCTTGATGACGGCTTTGTCGATGAGACAGAAGTCGAAGCCTCCCGGTGGCATCTCTTTGAGTGCGATGCGCCGGAAGAGCCAGTGGAAAGTCTCGGAAAACAAGCGTGTGAGGGGGGGGTCGTCCCGCTTGGCCCTGACGCATAGCACGACCCGCTTGCCTTCCCGCCAGCGGTCGACCATCTGGGGGATCGTTTCAGGCGGATCCTGCAGGTCTGCTGACAGAATGATGGCCGCGTCATGGTCGGCGATCTGGGTCAGTCCGGCCGCGATGGCCACGAATGACCCGTGGTTGCGCGACAAAAGAATCACTCGCACACGGGGATCGCGCTCGGCCAGCTCCTCGAGCACCGTCTGCGAATTGTCGGGGGAGCGGTCATTGACGAACTGAATCGTCAATTCAACGTTGGCCTTTTCCGAGGCTGAAATAATACGCTCATAAAGTTCCAGCAGGCTCGCTTCATTGCCGTAAACAGGCACGACCACTGCTAGTCTGGGGCGTGCTTTCACGCTGCTGAACATTTCATTCCTTCTTCAGGAGCAAGCCCGTGCCAGTCTCCAGCCATGCAGGCCATGCCTTCCGCAGTTGATTTCAGTGGAGCGCCGCAGACGCATACCAGCCCGGCAGGGCGCGCGGGATTACCTTTGACAAGCGTAAAAGGTGCGACATCTCGTGTTACGACTGCACCTGCGGCCACCAGGGCAAAAGTTCCTATAGTCACGCCAGGAAGAATTATCGCCCCCGCCCCGAGGGAGCATCCTCGCCCGAGTTGGGTCACTGGGTGCTCCACATACCGTTTGGAGCGGGGATACCGATCATTGGCAAAACTGACCCCAGGACCGATGAACACATCGTCCTGGACACGCAAGCCGTCATACAGGGCGACGAAATTCTTCACCGTCACCCTGTCGCCCAGAATCACGTCGTTCTCGATGAACACGCCGTCGCAAATATTACAGTCCCGGCCTAGCCGCGCGCCGGGAAGAATGTGGGAGAATGCCCACACCCTGCACCCCTCGCCCACGGCGGATGATTCGCAAATGCCCTGGGGATGGACGAAAATGCCGTGAGTGGCGTTCACCAGTAACGCTCTTTGTTCATGCGGTAATAATCCACGGTGCGTCGTATGCCTTCGGCGAGCTCCGTCTCCGGTTTCCAGCCCGTTACCTGATGTATTTTCGTAATGTCGGTATAAAAATCCCCGGGCTCCTGGG
Proteins encoded in this window:
- a CDS encoding MATE family efflux transporter is translated as MKRFLKQNFLILVLMNSGNIFNYLFQLTIGRAMTPDEFGSFNALNSSTVILAAPLGVVPLIMARFTAGFALDGMGRVSGLFRQALKVAAVAAAVIAAVGFFLAPLIKDFLHLESIVPVYIMLAMVSVSLMAPIPTGMLQGLQRFLGFGLSGASNACIRFLAALVLLTGLGWGVNGAMLCGLLGILFQAGLAFLFLRDIFPVKPDPLPEGFHKEVGKYALAMVVSSVVTMCLNNLDLVLVRHFCPGPEAGLYATGAILGRIAFYGPSVLMSVLFTEAATAKASGDQNDKSLWMSMGMTTLLGGGFALLCVVASEFMVTLLFGAQYKAAGPLLAVISSAMALLACANVLFVYSQARNEFGFMWVQGLGVALFAGLVFIRHESAMQVAQMLLACVVFILAATLAWFFLKVRRTQPVRQERA
- a CDS encoding SIS domain-containing protein; translation: MKSSAEDFYRTMCGLTQAIVYTRPGRDPMDLPTGVAEAAGLLDERTRAGSKLMFIGNGASAAISSHMATDFWKTGGMRALAFNDPAGLTCIGNDFGYPHLFEKPVEMFADPGDVLVAISSSGRSENILRAAEAARAKGCLVLTLTGFAPENPLRAIGDGNFHVPVDSYGQVEVLHHSICHCLLDTIVAVRGS
- a CDS encoding acyltransferase, translating into MTRRQEKGPGEGLNDYMGKASTGAVRKYLDTRAASPTRYVLEQGAQWLSGWIPGPVGMLVRKMLYSALLARGSAAPVCESGAEFMHMGNIRLGHSVYVDRLSRLHASRAEIELGDCTRVMRGAYLCSYVSNARPGEGIRAGARCWVGVNAVLASGQGGMFLGNDVLIGPQAVLVTGDHDFSRLDLPATQRGYTGRPITIGDNVWIGAGAVVLGGVNVGSNAVVAAGAVVTRDVAAGTVVGGVPSRMIKELEPRWSMP
- a CDS encoding DegT/DnrJ/EryC1/StrS family aminotransferase — protein: MFSSVKARPRLAVVVPVYGNEASLLELYERIISASEKANVELTIQFVNDRSPDNSQTVLEELAERDPRVRVILLSRNHGSFVAIAAGLTQIADHDAAIILSADLQDPPETIPQMVDRWREGKRVVLCVRAKRDDPPLTRLFSETFHWLFRRIALKEMPPGGFDFCLIDKAVIKVILESGEKKTSLVGLILWAGFDRAIIEYERAPRKHGKSMWGLGRKISYALHSIVAFSSFPMKLFGVIGLVLTCLSLVGMAYILLASFMGLITSPGWASIMLSQLVNITALFLGFGVIGGYLWINLEQTRKRPLFIIEKRVGPSGDAWSEDGRVPFFDMRGVSASVSRELKDAAFRVLKSPQTILGPAVTRFEREFASWAEARHCVGVANGTDAITLALWAAKVPPGAKVVIPALTAPPTAVAVLRAGCTPVFADVDANTLTLDPASLEHAASLGATAVVPVHLYGTPCAMAEIMEVCRRFDLTLVEDCAQSTGSRYNSTHCGLFGAASAFSFYPTKNLGCYGDGGAILTDDAALAEQLRMMRFYGQDATGACVMQGFNSRLDELQAALLSERLRVLDEHNETRRSIAALYDRELAFLNPVVGGQGRVPHLYVVRPIDRDGFRAHLKVHGVDTGVHYPLALTCHPYLAANSVGGPCRIAEEAASHVVSLPCHPGMSMRVAERVVAACMDWQRQVAG
- a CDS encoding acyltransferase, translated to MNATHGIFVHPQGICESSAVGEGCRVWAFSHILPGARLGRDCNICDGVFIENDVILGDRVTVKNFVALYDGLRVQDDVFIGPGVSFANDRYPRSKRYVEHPVTQLGRGCSLGAGAIILPGVTIGTFALVAAGAVVTRDVAPFTLVKGNPARPAGLVCVCGAPLKSTAEGMACMAGDWHGLAPEEGMKCSAA